The stretch of DNA GCCGATCCCGCAGGAGGAGCGTAAGCCCATAAAGCTGTCCGGGACCCGAACGGCTCCTTACCGCGGCGACATGGCCACCGGGCGGCCTCGATCGTGCGGGCTCCTCGGTGCCTGCCCAATGCGCCGTCACTAGGGCGGCGAGGTTTCAATCGTGTTGCTGGGGGCCGCCGGCCGGCGCCGCGTAGGCGCTGAGCACCGCGCGGAACGCCGCATCCACGGGCGTGACCGGCAGGGCGCGGCGCAGGCCGAGCCCGGCACCGCCGAGCAGGACGGCCAGGATCAGGCAGCTGAGAACGTCGCGCGCCGTCATCCGCATGTCGGCTCCCGAATGCCGCTCCGGCGATCGGGACGGCCGGCTCCGGACATGACGAAAGGGCCACCGACCCGCAAGTCGATGGCCCTTCGTGAGGACCGGAGCGGCACCCCGCTGACGGGGCGAGGGGGCGAAGCCCCGCCGGCGAGAGCGCCGCTCCGACCGTGTTCTCAACCTACGATACGAGTGATGAAAGTCAACATTCGTCAGCCGGTTGTTGGGCCCGCCGGATGGCGTCTGTGCGGATGCGCACGTTCCGCGCGTGACGGGCCCGGATTCCGTCCATCCTCCGTCGCATGCTACAGGCCGACGATGCCGAGATCCCTCGCGACATCTCCCGCCGCACTCGACCTGCCGTGCCGCGCCGCATGAACCCGGTCTTCGACACCCTGCCCACGACCGTGTTCGAGACCATGTCGCGGCTGGCACGGGTTCACGGCGCGATCAATCTCGGCCAGGGCTTTCCGGACGATCCCGGGCCGGAGGACGTGCGTGAACGGGGCGCGCGGGCGCTCCTGGACGGCTGGAACCAGTATCCGCCGATGATGGGGCTGCCGTCCCTGCGGGAGGCGGTCGCCGCCCATTACGCGCAGCATCAGGGGCTCACGCTCGATCCCGAGACCGAGGTGATGGTGACCTCCGGCGCCACCGAGGCGCTCGCCGGCGCGCTGCTGGCCCTGATCGAGCCCGGCGACGAGGTCGTGCTGTTCGCGCCCATGTACGACGCCTACCTGCCGCTGGTCCGGCGTGCCGGCGGCGTGCCGCGGATCGTCGCCCTGCAGCCCCCTGCCTTCCGCCTCGACGAGGCCGCCCTGGCGAACGCGTTCGGGGATCGTACCCGGGTCGTGGTGCTGAACAATCCGCTGAATCCGAGCGCCACCCTGTTCGTCCCGGAGGACCTCGACCTGCTCGCCCGCTACTGCCGGCGCTTCGACGTCACGGCGCTGTGCGACGAGGTCTGGGAGCACGTGGTGTTCGACGGCGCCCGCCACCGGCCGCTGATGGCGCTGCCCGGGATGCGCGAGCGGACGGTCAAGATCGGTTCGGCCGGCAAGATCTTCTCGCTCACCGGCTGGAAGGTCGGCTTCGTGATGGCCGATGCCCGGCTGATGCGCGGGCTCGCCAAGGCGCACCAGTTCCTCACCTTCACGACGCCGCCGAACCTCCAGGAGGCGGTGGCCTACGGCCTGGCCAAGCCGCCCGCGTGGTTCGACGCCATGCGGGCGGGCTATGCCGCCTCCCGCGACCGGCTGGCCGGCGGCCTGCGCGATCTCGGCTTCCGGGTGCTGCCGGCCGAGGCCACGTGGTTCCTCAACATCGACATCGCGGACCGCGGCTACGCCGACGACACGGCCTTCTGCGAGGCGCTGGTCACCCGCCACGGGGTGGCGGCGATTCCGGTCAGCGCCTTCTACCCGGACGCCTCCGTGCGCAGCCTCGTGCGCCTGTGCTTCGCCAAGGCGGACGCGACCCTGGACGCGGCCCTCGACCGGCTGCGCGGCGTTCCCGGGAGGGCGGCGTGACGCGGCGGTTCCTGACGGACGCGTTCCTTGCGGGGATCCGGTGCGGGGGCCACATCGTTGGGCAGGATGGCTTCCCGACGGACCCCGACCATGGATTTCACCCAGGCTCCCCGGGCCGGGCACTTCACCCGGACCGAGACCTTTCCCGGCGGCAAGGCGCCCTCCGGCGCGCGGCCGCCCTTCCTGTCGGCCGATCTCAGCCAGGAGGCGAGCCTCGCCCGGCTCGAGACGCTGGCGCACCTGATGGACACGGCCTTCGTGATCCCGGGCATCAACCGGCGGGTCGGGTTCGACGCGCTGATCGGCCTCGTGCCGGTGATCGGCGACGTGGCCGGCATGGTGATCTCGTCGTACATCGTCTACGAGGCCAAGCGCCTCGGGGCGCCGCGCTGGCTGCTGGCCCGGATGGGGCTGAATGTCGCGTTCGACGGGCTGATCGGCGCGGTGCCGGTTGCGGGCGACTTGTTCGATGCCGCCTTCAAGGCGAACCGACGCAACGTCCGTCTGCTGCGCCGCTGGCTGGAGCGCAGCGGCGGCGTGCGCCCGACCGAGATCGACGGCATCGCGACGCGGATCGACGGCTGAGCATCTCAGGGCTCTCAGATCTCGGCACCTGCCCTCTCCCCTTTGCGGGGGCGGGTACCCTGCGCAGCAGGGGGGGAGAGGGGCGGCGCGACGCTGCGGGTCTTGGCGCCCGCTGCGACCTCTCCGGCAACGTCGCTCCCCGCTTGCGGGACTTCGTCCCGGCCCGACCCGGCCTGACGGCCGGACCACCCTCCCCGGCAGAGGGGGAAGGGCGGATGCGCTCTGCGAGGTTCGGGAGACCCCAGCGATGAACGAAGTCGCCCGTCCCGGCGAGAGCGAGGTCGTGCCCGCGCCGATGCCCGGCGCCCAGCCGATCGTCCTGCGTCCGGATGAGGGCGTGTCCCCGCCGCCCGCCCCGGCCGGACGCCGCGGCCTGTCGCCGCTCAACCGGCGGCGCCTCGACAATTTCCGCCGCAACCGCCTCGGCTATGGGTCGTTCCTGATCTTCGCCGCCCTGTTCATCCTCAGCCTGTTCGCCGAGTTCATCGCCAACGACCGGCCGATCCTGCTGTCCTACAAGGGCGAATGGCTCGTCCCGGTGCTGGTCGATTATCCGGAGGAGAAATTCGGCGGCTTCCTCGCGCAGACCGATTACCGTTCCGCCGAGATCCGCAAGGAGATCGCCGAGAACGGCTGGGCGCTGTGGCCGCCGATCCGGTTCTCCTACGACACGATCAACGAGGACCTGCCGACGCCCTCGCCGTCGCCGCCGACCTGGATGCTTTCGGATGCGCAGTGCCGGCCGGTGGCGGAGAAGCTCGGCGGATCGAGCTGCGCCGACATCCCCTGGCACTGGCTCGGCACCGACAACACGACCCGGGACGTGCTGGCGCGGGTGATCTACGGGTTCCGCATCTCGGTGCTGTTCGGCCTGATCCTGGCGGCGATCTCCTCGGCGATCGGCGTGGTGGCCGGCGCCGTGCAGGGCTATTTCGGCGGTTGGGTCGATCTCGCCTTCCAGCGCTTCATCGAGGTCTGGGGCGGCATCCCCACGCTCTACCTGATCATCATCATCTCGGCCTTCATCGCCCCGGGCTTCTTCGTGCTGCTCGGGATCATGCTGCTGTTCTCCTGGGTGTCGCTGGTCAGCGTCGTGCGCGCCGAGTTCCTGCGCGCCCGGAACTTCGAATATGTCCGGGCCGCCCGGGCGCTGGGCCTGTCGAATATCCGGATCATGGCCGTCCACCTGCTGCCGAACGCCATGGTGGCGACGCTGACCTTCCTGCCGTTCATCCTGAACGGCTCGATCACCACGCTGACCTCGCTGGATTTCCTCGGCTTCGGCCTGCCGCCGGGCTCGCCTTCGCTCGGCGAACTCCTCGCCCAGGGCAAGGACAACCTGACGGCCCCCTGGCTGGGGCTGACCGGCTTTCTGGTCATCGCCGTGATGCTGAGCCTGCTGGTCTTCGCCGGAGAGGCGGTGCGGGACGCGTTCGACCCACGCAAGACCTTCGCCTGACGGGAACCTGAAGTTTTCCGGGCCGCGCATGCGGCGCGGGACCGGACGAAACGACGCGGGGTCCGGCGCTCCTCGCGAAATCTTGCGTGACGACTGCGCAGATCCTCGTTGAGACCGGGGAGCCGCGATGAAGGACCAGCGAAAACACCCGCTGTGCTCGGGTGTAAAGGTCTCTGCCGTCAACGAAAACCCGCCCGCCGAACCGGCGCAGCATTCGCGCTTCCGGACACGCTAACGCAATCCGGAAGAGCCCTCGAAGTGCCGCGAATGCAACCTTACCCTGTATACAGAACGGGTCTATGCATACTTAGACTTTTGGTTGGTCACAGAGAATTAAAACGATCGCCTTGCTTTTTCCAGGCCACGTCTTAACTCGCGAAAAGAGGGGACCTCATCAGGCTTTGAAGCCAAGGAAAGAGAGAATGTCTGACGCCGTGCCGACATACCAACAGGATTACATCGAACGGACCGTGGACGTCGTCGCGGCCTACGTCTCCAACAACTCGCTTCCCTCGGCCGAATTACCGGCGCTGATCGCCAGCATCCACGACGCGCTGAATTCGATCGGCGCCGGCCCCGCGGCGCCCGCTTCCGAGACTGTCGAGCGGCCGACACCGGCCCAGATCCGCAAGTCGATCCGCCCGGACGGCCTGATCAGCTTCATCGACGGCAAGTCGTACAAGACGCTGAAGCGCCACCTGACCAAGCACGGCCTGGATCCGCAGAGCTACCGCGAGCGCTACGGCCTGCCGACCGATTACCCGACCACCTCGGCGAATTACTCGGCGCAGCGCTCGGCGCTGGCCAAGAGCCTGGGCCTCGGCCAGCCCGGCCGCGCGCCGTCGATCGAGAACGAACCCGCGCCTGCGGTGGAGCCGGCCTCCTCCGGCCGGGCGCAGAGCCCGCGCAAGGGCGCGGCTGCCTCGGGCAAGAGCCGCAGCGGCGCCGGCCGCAAGGTCCAGGTCGCCTGACCGGGCCGGGTCAGGTCCGCCGGAATCGGGCTCTCGACCGCAGAGCTTCGGGAGTCTGCCCGATTCCGGGAAACGCGGCCGCGATCAGGCCGCGAGCCGCCCGTCCAGCGGGAACACCTTGGCGGGGTTCAGCATCCAGTCCGGATCGAACACCGCCTTGACCCGCATCTGCTGCTCCAGATCGACCTGATCGTACTGGAAGCGCATCAGCTCGCGCTTCTCGATCCCGACGCCGTGCTCGCCGGTCAGGCAGCCGCCGACCTCGACGCAGAGCTTCAGGATCTCGTCGCCGGCGGCCTCGGCCTTCTGCAATTCGCCGGGCCGGTTGATGTCGAACAGGATCAGCGGGTGCAGGTTGCCGTCGCCCGCGTGGAACACGTTGGCGACGCGCAGGCCCTTCTCGGCGCAGATCGCCCCGATCCGCTCCAGCACCGGCCCGAGCTGGCCGGTCGGGATGGTGCCGTCCATGCAGATGTAGTCGGAGATCCGGCCGGTCGCCCCGAAGGCCGATTTGCGGCCCTTCCAGATCGCGGCCGATTCCGCCTCCGAGCGCGAGACCCGCACGCTGGTCGGGCGGAAATCTTGCGCGATCCGCTCGATGCGCGCCAGCATCGCGTCGCACTCGGTGTCCGAGCCCTCGACTTCGATGATCAGCATCGCCTCGGCGTCGCGGGGATAGCCGGCCTGGGCGAAGTCCTCGGTGATCAGGATCGCCTCGCGGTCCATGTATTCGATCGCCACCGGTATGATGCCGGCCGCGATGATCGCCGCGACGCAATCGCCCGCATCCTCGACCTTCGAGAAGCCGACCAGCACGGGCCGCGCCCCTTCGGCGGCGCGCAGGATGCGCACGGTGGCCTCGGTGACGATGCCGAGCTGGCCCTCCGAGCCGCAGACGAGGCCGAGCAGGTCGTAGCCGCCGCTGTCGAGGTGCTGGCCGCCGATCTCGACCACGGTGCCGTCGTTGAGCACCAGGGTGACGCCGAGGAGGTTGTTGGTGGTCACGCCGTATTTGAGGCAGTGCGCGCCGCCGGAATTCATCGCGATGTTGCCCGCGATGGTGCAGGCGAGCTGGCTCGACGGGTCGGGGGCGTAGAAGAAGCCCTCGTGGCTGACCGCCCCCGAGATGGCGAGGTTGGTGATACCGCTCTGCACCCGGGCCGTGCGGTTGGCGAAGTCCATGTCGAGGACCTTGGTCATCTTGCCGACGCCGAGGATGATCGCGTCGGCCTGCGCGATGGCGCCGCCCGCCAGGGATGTCCCGGCCCCGCGGGGCACGACCCGCACGCCGTGGGCGTGGCAATAGGCCATCACGGCGGCGACCTCCGCGGTGGTCGAGGGCAGCACCACCGCGAGCGGCATCTGCCGGTACGCGGTCAGCCCGTCGGTCTCGAAGGCCCGGCGCTCGTCCTCGCTGACCACCAGCGCCTCCGGCGCGACCAGGGGCGCGAGGCCGGCCAGGATCGCGTCGCGGCGGGCGAGGATCGCGGGATCGGGGTCGGGGAAGCGGATGGTCATGGGGCTTGTGCCCTCCTTGGGCCCGCGGCGCGGGATGGCGTGGGGCCAGCATGAACCGGGGCGGGGCCGCCTTCAACCGGCCTGCGGCGCTGCGTCGTCCCCGCGTCACATTTCAACCACGACGGCTGCCTAGCGTCGCCGCACACGCTTCGCATCGCCGGCCGCCTCGGGCCCGCGGACCCGGCCGGACGGGCCGAGAACGGACACGATGAACGCTCCCGCCTCCAGCGCCCTGCGCGACGACCGCTACGACGCCCCGTCCGCGC from Methylobacterium sp. PvR107 encodes:
- a CDS encoding aminotransferase is translated as MNPVFDTLPTTVFETMSRLARVHGAINLGQGFPDDPGPEDVRERGARALLDGWNQYPPMMGLPSLREAVAAHYAQHQGLTLDPETEVMVTSGATEALAGALLALIEPGDEVVLFAPMYDAYLPLVRRAGGVPRIVALQPPAFRLDEAALANAFGDRTRVVVLNNPLNPSATLFVPEDLDLLARYCRRFDVTALCDEVWEHVVFDGARHRPLMALPGMRERTVKIGSAGKIFSLTGWKVGFVMADARLMRGLAKAHQFLTFTTPPNLQEAVAYGLAKPPAWFDAMRAGYAASRDRLAGGLRDLGFRVLPAEATWFLNIDIADRGYADDTAFCEALVTRHGVAAIPVSAFYPDASVRSLVRLCFAKADATLDAALDRLRGVPGRAA
- a CDS encoding DUF4112 domain-containing protein is translated as MDFTQAPRAGHFTRTETFPGGKAPSGARPPFLSADLSQEASLARLETLAHLMDTAFVIPGINRRVGFDALIGLVPVIGDVAGMVISSYIVYEAKRLGAPRWLLARMGLNVAFDGLIGAVPVAGDLFDAAFKANRRNVRLLRRWLERSGGVRPTEIDGIATRIDG
- a CDS encoding ABC transporter permease; the protein is MNEVARPGESEVVPAPMPGAQPIVLRPDEGVSPPPAPAGRRGLSPLNRRRLDNFRRNRLGYGSFLIFAALFILSLFAEFIANDRPILLSYKGEWLVPVLVDYPEEKFGGFLAQTDYRSAEIRKEIAENGWALWPPIRFSYDTINEDLPTPSPSPPTWMLSDAQCRPVAEKLGGSSCADIPWHWLGTDNTTRDVLARVIYGFRISVLFGLILAAISSAIGVVAGAVQGYFGGWVDLAFQRFIEVWGGIPTLYLIIIISAFIAPGFFVLLGIMLLFSWVSLVSVVRAEFLRARNFEYVRAARALGLSNIRIMAVHLLPNAMVATLTFLPFILNGSITTLTSLDFLGFGLPPGSPSLGELLAQGKDNLTAPWLGLTGFLVIAVMLSLLVFAGEAVRDAFDPRKTFA
- a CDS encoding MucR family transcriptional regulator, which encodes MSDAVPTYQQDYIERTVDVVAAYVSNNSLPSAELPALIASIHDALNSIGAGPAAPASETVERPTPAQIRKSIRPDGLISFIDGKSYKTLKRHLTKHGLDPQSYRERYGLPTDYPTTSANYSAQRSALAKSLGLGQPGRAPSIENEPAPAVEPASSGRAQSPRKGAAASGKSRSGAGRKVQVA
- a CDS encoding FAD-linked oxidase C-terminal domain-containing protein, which translates into the protein MTIRFPDPDPAILARRDAILAGLAPLVAPEALVVSEDERRAFETDGLTAYRQMPLAVVLPSTTAEVAAVMAYCHAHGVRVVPRGAGTSLAGGAIAQADAIILGVGKMTKVLDMDFANRTARVQSGITNLAISGAVSHEGFFYAPDPSSQLACTIAGNIAMNSGGAHCLKYGVTTNNLLGVTLVLNDGTVVEIGGQHLDSGGYDLLGLVCGSEGQLGIVTEATVRILRAAEGARPVLVGFSKVEDAGDCVAAIIAAGIIPVAIEYMDREAILITEDFAQAGYPRDAEAMLIIEVEGSDTECDAMLARIERIAQDFRPTSVRVSRSEAESAAIWKGRKSAFGATGRISDYICMDGTIPTGQLGPVLERIGAICAEKGLRVANVFHAGDGNLHPLILFDINRPGELQKAEAAGDEILKLCVEVGGCLTGEHGVGIEKRELMRFQYDQVDLEQQMRVKAVFDPDWMLNPAKVFPLDGRLAA